The stretch of DNA TTTACAGGCCTTGGGGTGCCATGTTTCAGTTTTGTGTTTTTCGTAACAGTAGGCCGAACGACATGTGCGGTGACAATCCTCACAGGGTGTCAAGTTTAGCGGTTGCATAGGGCAATGTTTATCCAGACATACTAAACAGTTATAACGGCACGAGTGCCCCCCCTTGCGGGTGTAGCCGGTATGACAGGCTGGACAGACATATGGGGCGCCTAAAAATGCTGTGATGTTAGTTACGGCATAGTAATGCTCATTTTGCACATAAAAGTACATAGTCTTAGGGTGTGGCTCTTGTATATTTTGGAACTTCAAGAGAGCGTCTTTAGCTCTACTGTGGTACAAAACCACAATCTTgatattcagaaagttttcaaatTTGCCTATGTCGGAGAAAGCCACAGCCTCCTGTATACCTAAACCCACAGCCTTTTGTAGCTCTTGAGCTTTCTGTAACGCTTCGCGCTCTGTACATCCTGGGCTGAGTAAGTGGGCCAAACCTATGGCAAAGCATAGCTTATTACCATGATTGTGAACGATTATGAGATAGGCCTTTTTATTGCTTATGATTTCGGACTGCATCAGGCTATCGAGTTTACGTCTCTGCCCGCCGCCCCCTTGTGGTGGCCGGACTAATTGTACTACAAGTTCGAGGGTCCTATCTGCTAGCACGTTTAAATTTGACTGAACAAGGCGTTCTAGCAGGTTAACAAATTGTTCAAGATCTGCTTCACCCCTATTTAAAATAAGCGACACACGGCTCTGCAGACTGTCTCCAAAAATTTCCAACTGTAAGGTATCCCTTGGTTGGCTATAAGCTCTAACTCTATCTACCAGTTCATTCAAAGTGTCCATAAGCATTACGTAAAACACAGCATATTCCCGAATCTGACCCCCCCATGCGAAATTGAAAAACTGTCGAACCTCAatattgtggaatttatttcgatACAAAACATGTTCACTGCGATCAAGACCATCCCCATCCTGATTTGCTAGACAATTGTCCAACTGTTCAAAAACATCGTATTGGGTTTCAGACTCTTCAGACATGGGTGTTAAAGGCTGGCTTAGAGGTGTAGGTGGTGCAGAATTAAACCTAGGGCTCTCGTTCTGTACATTGTGATCAAGACCTTCCCGCTCCAGATTTGATAGACATTTGTTCAGCTGTTCAAAAACATCGTATTGGGTTTCCTCTTCGAACATGGGTGTTAAAGGATGGCTTAGAGGTGTAGGGGGTGCAGAATTAAACCTAGGGCTCTCGTTCATCTGGGTAATTAAAGATATGATTGATTCGGGTATCTGTGATAACCTGTTTTCATCTGCAGACCCTGACTCATTCATACGTGTAATAATTTCAATGAGTTCGGAGGGAATCTGGGATAATAGGTTTTCATCTATAGCccctatgtcaattagcccagaATCATTCATATGGTTAATTATATCTTGGAGCTCTGTAGGGATTTCCGCTAAGAGGGTTTCAATTGTCTCGCTTAGGTCTATAGGGGGCGCCATTTCTCTACTTAaggatgtgtgtgcttgtgtttttttacatatgTGTTTTTTAACGGAGGTATTTGCTTGTTTTAACCCTACTGTTGTTTAACATGCGGGGAAGCTCTCTACGCCAGAATGACACATCCTGATTGTATTGATGTTCGAATAGAATACCCATACGACGTTGAAGTAAAGCCTTTCGTGATTTTAAACCCTGTGTAAAAGCCTTGAAAAGCACGGCTTGGTCTATTTCACAAGAGGCTGTTGCCCCACCAGAATTGGCCGCTTCAATAAGGTTGGCCACTTCACAGAACATCAAATCGTCTACCTCAGAAATGTCatttaaaactttgaaatcatCAGGCTTCGCTGTTCTGGTGACTGGGGTCTTTGGCGCCTCCTCGGGATCTAGATGTGTAGCTTCTTGGATGTCTTTATAAGCCGGCGAGGAGTCTGCATTAAAAATAATACATACAGAAAAATAGGTTATTAACCCTAAAATATGtttgataaaaatgtaaaatacatttcagatataagcctatatattaacaatacattaattaaatACCTCGGCTTTTTTGAAGAGGGCTGTTCTGAAGAAGCTCTGAGAACTCGGGAACATGTCTTTGGGCAACCCTAATTATAGcatctgcctggtctgtagcttgtgagcctgaaagtaaaaaaaacaacaaaaaaaacagcatTAGTCCATGTTTAAACATATTCaggcataaaaataaaatatatatataaatgataaTTGATTCATACCTTGTCCTTGTAACGCTGTCTCGTGAATAGCCTCCCAGTAGTATTGTTCGGGTGAAGCGGACCTGTGGATCTGGGCCCTGATTGTCCGTTGGTGTTTAATAGGGGGCGTCCAACGGTCCTGGGTCAGGGGAGTTGACAGGCCGTTTAAAGTCTCTGTTTGCGGCTTGTGTGTAAATACATCCTGG from Salvelinus fontinalis isolate EN_2023a chromosome 20, ASM2944872v1, whole genome shotgun sequence encodes:
- the LOC129817090 gene encoding uncharacterized protein LOC129817090, with the translated sequence MSPILRDITELEPAVGSPEQIAYIPTPTLNCTEIHPRTGAIGSLHGFCEGYAYETIVPYSQDVFTHKPQTETLNGLSTPLTQDRWTPPIKHQRTIRAQIHRSASPEQYYWEAIHETALQGQGSQATDQADAIIRVAQRHVPEFSELLQNSPLQKSRDSSPAYKDIQEATHLDPEEAPKTPVTRTAKPDDFKVLNDISEVDDLMFCEVANLIEAANSGGATASCEIDQAVLFKAFTQGLKSRKALLQRRMGILFEHQYNQDVSFWRRELPRMLNNSRVKTSKYLR